DNA from Synechococcus sp. CBW1108:
CCTGGCTGCATCTGGTGCAGGACGGTGATCCGATGCCCAAAACGCCGCGGTTGCTGCGGCGGGGGCACAAGCGGCGGGGGCGCAAACGGCGCCGATGAGAGGGTGGCGATGAGAGGGTGGCCCTACCGCGCCCCGCCACCCCCATGGGCTCCCCCTCCAGCACCCCGACCCTTGAGGCCCTCGCCGAGCTGATCGCCGTGGTGGCAAGGCTGCGCGACCCCAGGACCGGCTGCCCCTGGGACCTGGAGCAGACCCACGCCTCCCTGGTGCCCTACCTGCTCGAGGAAGCCCATGAGGTGGCCGATGCGATCCGCCATGGCGACGACAACCACCTGGCCGAGGAGCTGGGCGACCTGCTGTTGCAGGTGGTGCTGCACGCCCAGATCGCCGGCGAGGCAGGGCGCTTTGACCTGGCGGCGATCGCCCGCGGCATCAGCGCCAAGCTGGTGCGCCGCCACCCGCACGTGTTCGGCGGCGAGCCGGCCAGCTGGGAGGCGATCAAGGTCCAGGAGCAGGCCGAGCGCGAGGGCGCAAGCGCAAATTCCGCCAGCCCCCTCAGCGAGCGCCTGACCCGCAAGGTGCGCGGCCAGGGAGCCCTGGCCGGCGCCATGACCATCTCCAAACAGGCGGCCGCGGCCGGCTT
Protein-coding regions in this window:
- the mazG gene encoding nucleoside triphosphate pyrophosphohydrolase → MGSPSSTPTLEALAELIAVVARLRDPRTGCPWDLEQTHASLVPYLLEEAHEVADAIRHGDDNHLAEELGDLLLQVVLHAQIAGEAGRFDLAAIARGISAKLVRRHPHVFGGEPASWEAIKVQEQAEREGASANSASPLSERLTRKVRGQGALAGAMTISKQAAAAGFEWDDIEGVWAKVHEELDELKEAVASGDHRHAQEELGDLLFTLVNVARWCRINPEEGLAGTNRRFLNRFSRVEAALGGDLQGRSIGELEGLWQQAKAQIRAENGPPAGS